The proteins below are encoded in one region of Anoplopoma fimbria isolate UVic2021 breed Golden Eagle Sablefish chromosome 19, Afim_UVic_2022, whole genome shotgun sequence:
- the LOC129108259 gene encoding glucoside xylosyltransferase 1-like isoform X2: MQCFHQAFLLCMVFTFCSLLYMFNQLASTLEGRDDWDRKERGEPGRLSHDSGHLLRKHPGLAGLRERERSGSEVKEHGDGRSHLAVVACGARLEETLAMLKSAVLLSKKPLHFYIFAEDDLHDPFRNALDSWPRTVQTKFNYTIYPITFPKENAKEWKKLFKPCASQRLFLPLILKEVDSLLYVDTDIIFLQPVEDIWALLSRFNSSHLAAMAPEHEEPRIGWYNRFARHPYYGKTGVNSGVMLMNMTRLRKKSFKNDMTTVALKWEEILMPLLQKYKLNITWGDQDLLNIIFHHNPESLYVFPCQWNYRPDHCIYGSNCQQADQEGVFILHGNRGVYHDDKQPAFRAVYDAIRKYPFGENMETSLLQPLEASLQTTTNTYCGRSSHLFTKKLKQSIMSVQQDVTQRR; this comes from the exons ATGCAATGCTTTCACCAGGCATTCCTCCTGTGCATGGTCTTCACCTTCTGCTCACTGCTGTACATGTTCAATCAGCTGGCTTCCACCTTGGAGGGCAGAGACGACTGGGACCGGAAGGAACGAGGGGAACCCGGCAGGCTGAGTCATGACAGCGGGCACCTCCTCAGGAAACACCCAGGACTGGCAGGCCTTCGGGAGAG AGAGAGGTCAGGCTCTGAAGTCAAGGAGCATGGTGATGGGAGAAGTCACCTGGCTGTGGTGGCCTGTGGCGCCAGGCTAGAGGAGACTCTTGCTATGTTGAAGTCTGCTGTTCTCCTCAGCAAAAAGCCTCTGCACTTTTACATCTTCGCTGAGGATGATCTACATGACCCCTTCAGAAATGCT CTGGACTCCTGGCCCAGGACAGTTCAGACCAAGTTTAACTACACCATCTACCCCATCACGTTTCCCAAGGAGAATGCAAAAGAGTGGAAGAAGCTCTTCAAACCTTGTGCCTCCCAGAGGCTCTTCCTGCCA CTGATCCTGAAGGAGGTGGATTCCTTGCTCTATGTGGACACAGATATCATTTTTCTGCAGCCAGTAGAGGACATCTGGGCCCTTCTTTCTCGGTTCAATTCAAGCCACTTAGCTGCCATGGCTCCGGAGCACGAAGAGCCACGCATCGGCTGGTACAACCGTTTTGCCCGCCACCCTTACTATGGCAAGACAGGCGTCAACTCAGGGGTCATGCTCATGAACATGACGCGCCTCAGAAAGAAATCTTTTAAG AATGACATGACAACAGTTGCACTGAAGTGGGAGGAAATTCTTATGCCACTTCTCCAGAAGTATAAACTAAATATCACCTGGGGTGACCAGGACCTTCTTAATATCATCTTTCACCATAACCCAG AAAGCCTATATGTGTTTCCCTGCCAGTGGAACTACCGTCCAGACCACTGCATCTATGGCAGCAACTGTCAACAAGCTGATCAAGAAGGTGTCTTCATTCTCCATGGTAACAGGGGAGTTTACCATGATGACAAGCAGCCTGCGTTTCGAGCTGTCTACGACGCCATCCGAAAG TACCCATTCGGTGAGAACATGGAGACCTCACTGCTTCAGCCGCTGGAAGCATCGCTACAGACCACCACAAATACCTACTGTGGAAGAAGCAGTCACCTGTTTACGAAGAAGTTAAAACAGAGCATCATGTCTGTTCAACAAGATGTCACACAGAGAAGATGA
- the LOC129108259 gene encoding glucoside xylosyltransferase 1-like isoform X1, which produces MQCFHQAFLLCMVFTFCSLLYMFNQLASTLEGRDDWDRKERGEPGRLSHDSGHLLRKHPGLAGLRERCKKLSVSYWSPYWRLPADVCGVNCLLESSIGERSGSEVKEHGDGRSHLAVVACGARLEETLAMLKSAVLLSKKPLHFYIFAEDDLHDPFRNALDSWPRTVQTKFNYTIYPITFPKENAKEWKKLFKPCASQRLFLPLILKEVDSLLYVDTDIIFLQPVEDIWALLSRFNSSHLAAMAPEHEEPRIGWYNRFARHPYYGKTGVNSGVMLMNMTRLRKKSFKNDMTTVALKWEEILMPLLQKYKLNITWGDQDLLNIIFHHNPESLYVFPCQWNYRPDHCIYGSNCQQADQEGVFILHGNRGVYHDDKQPAFRAVYDAIRKYPFGENMETSLLQPLEASLQTTTNTYCGRSSHLFTKKLKQSIMSVQQDVTQRR; this is translated from the exons ATGCAATGCTTTCACCAGGCATTCCTCCTGTGCATGGTCTTCACCTTCTGCTCACTGCTGTACATGTTCAATCAGCTGGCTTCCACCTTGGAGGGCAGAGACGACTGGGACCGGAAGGAACGAGGGGAACCCGGCAGGCTGAGTCATGACAGCGGGCACCTCCTCAGGAAACACCCAGGACTGGCAGGCCTTCGGGAGAG GTGTAAAAAACTCTCAGTTTCTTACTGGAGTCCATATTGGAGACTGCCTGCTGATGTGTGTGGAGTGAACTGCTTATTGGAATCATCTATTGG AGAGAGGTCAGGCTCTGAAGTCAAGGAGCATGGTGATGGGAGAAGTCACCTGGCTGTGGTGGCCTGTGGCGCCAGGCTAGAGGAGACTCTTGCTATGTTGAAGTCTGCTGTTCTCCTCAGCAAAAAGCCTCTGCACTTTTACATCTTCGCTGAGGATGATCTACATGACCCCTTCAGAAATGCT CTGGACTCCTGGCCCAGGACAGTTCAGACCAAGTTTAACTACACCATCTACCCCATCACGTTTCCCAAGGAGAATGCAAAAGAGTGGAAGAAGCTCTTCAAACCTTGTGCCTCCCAGAGGCTCTTCCTGCCA CTGATCCTGAAGGAGGTGGATTCCTTGCTCTATGTGGACACAGATATCATTTTTCTGCAGCCAGTAGAGGACATCTGGGCCCTTCTTTCTCGGTTCAATTCAAGCCACTTAGCTGCCATGGCTCCGGAGCACGAAGAGCCACGCATCGGCTGGTACAACCGTTTTGCCCGCCACCCTTACTATGGCAAGACAGGCGTCAACTCAGGGGTCATGCTCATGAACATGACGCGCCTCAGAAAGAAATCTTTTAAG AATGACATGACAACAGTTGCACTGAAGTGGGAGGAAATTCTTATGCCACTTCTCCAGAAGTATAAACTAAATATCACCTGGGGTGACCAGGACCTTCTTAATATCATCTTTCACCATAACCCAG AAAGCCTATATGTGTTTCCCTGCCAGTGGAACTACCGTCCAGACCACTGCATCTATGGCAGCAACTGTCAACAAGCTGATCAAGAAGGTGTCTTCATTCTCCATGGTAACAGGGGAGTTTACCATGATGACAAGCAGCCTGCGTTTCGAGCTGTCTACGACGCCATCCGAAAG TACCCATTCGGTGAGAACATGGAGACCTCACTGCTTCAGCCGCTGGAAGCATCGCTACAGACCACCACAAATACCTACTGTGGAAGAAGCAGTCACCTGTTTACGAAGAAGTTAAAACAGAGCATCATGTCTGTTCAACAAGATGTCACACAGAGAAGATGA
- the LOC129108436 gene encoding YY1-associated factor 2-like, protein MGDKKSPTRPKRQSKPSADDGCWDCSVCTFRNTAEAFKCMMCDVRKGTSTRKPRPVSQLVAQQANQQFAPPNLPKKEKKEKSEKDKSDKESTLKKKSHKKMRPRLKNIDRSSAQHLEVTVGDLTVIITDFKEKAKPTSTPTSAASADQHSQSGSSSDNTERGVSRCSSPHGEGSPVNGETH, encoded by the exons ATGGGTGACAAGAAGAGCCCCACAAG gCCAAAGCGGCAGTCGAAGCCCTCCGCCGACGATGGCTGCTGGGACTGTAGCGTCTGCACCTTCAGGAACACCGCGGAGGCGTTCAAGTGCATGATGTGTGATGTCAGGAAGGGAACGTCAACCCG aaAACCACGGCCTGTTTCTCAGCTGGTTGCACAGCAAGCAAATCAGCAGTTTGCACCACCCAATCTCCccaaaaaggagaagaaagaaaaatctgagAAAGACAAGAGCGATAAAGAATCaacactgaaaaagaaaagccataAAAAGATGAG GCCCAGGTTAAAAAACATAGACAGGAGCAGCGCCCAGCATCTAGAGGTCACAGTTGGAGACTTGACAGTAATAATCACAGACTTTAAGGAGAAAGCCAAACCCACGTCCACTCCAACAAGTGCCGCCTCCGCAGACCAACACAGTCAAAGTGGCTCAAGCTCTGATAACACTGAACGAGGGGTCTCCAGATGCTCTTCACCCCACGGGGAAGGCTCGCCGGTTAACGGAGAGACTCACTAA